The genomic region AAATCTGCCAGCCGTTTGATGCGATGTTGAGTGTTTCCTGCGGGATGTTGGCGCCGGTGGGGTTGGAGACCACGGGCCCGTCGGACTTCATCAAGTTCTGGGGCGCTTTTGGTTTGCCGCAGGTGAATGTGCCGGTGCCACGTGGGGAAGGGGAGCTGCCGGTGGGGTTGCAGGTGATTGGGGCGTTTAGAGGGGATGCGCCGTTGCTAGGTACGGCGCAAGTCATTGTTGATGCGCTGGCGTGATCGACGAGATTAAGACCCCTTGCACACCTTCGCAGCGGCAGGATCGTTCGGGATAAATGAATCCGGCGCGCCCGGCTTCAGCACCACATACCCACGCCGCCACGGTTGATCGTCCACCAGATTCCAGCGATGGCCTGTGCCGGTGTTGTCTTCGGCAATCAGCACTTCACCCGGATGCAACGTGAACTTCTCACCGCCACGAGTCACGAATGCCAGAGTGCCGGACAGCGTCATGACGTACTGAGGCTCCGGGTCGTTATGCCAGCCGTACGAGGAGTGCGCCGCAGTTTGCTTGAAGTGGATGGCAGTCACGTCGTTGCGCATGCTCTGGTCGATAGTGCCTTCCAGTACGTGGGAGGCGTTGTCGGCGCCCGTGCACAGCTTGAATGCCTTGATGGTGTCAGTGGCAGCGGGGGCGGCTTGTGCGCCGCTCAAGGTGGCGAGGGTGATTGCGACGGCGGCTGCGGCACGCATGCCCAGGCGGTGGATAGCGTTTTGCGGCGAACGTTTCTTCGGATGCATGGAACAAGTTTCCCTCGTGCTGGAGTGGCGTTGATTGGGAATCATGGTCTTCGCCGTCGCCGTTCGGGACAACTAACTAATGTTTCATTGCTGCACGCCAGAAACGACAAAGCCGCGCAATGCGCGGCTTTCAAGATGGTGGGCCCAGTAGGACTCGAACCTACGACCAAGGGATTATGAGTCCCCTGCTCTAACCAACTGAGCTATAGGCCCTCAGTAGGCCGCGGATTATAGCGATGGTTTCTTCGCTGTGCCATCCGAAAAGTCCGAAACACTCATACGAAGGAAAGTCGCGGCGAAAAGGTCCGGCGGCAGCGGGAGGCTGACGATGTAGCCCTGCATCTGTTCACAACCTTCCGCCGCCAGGAACGCTTGCTGGGCCGGTGTTTCTACGCCCTCGGCAATGATGGTGAATTGCATGCTGTGCCCCAGGGCGATGATGGCGCGCACAATCGCGGCGTCGTGTGGGTCATCGGGCAGGCCGCGCACGAAGGATTGGTCGATCTTCAGGAAGTCCAGCGGCAGGCGTTTCAGGTAGCTGAGGGACGAGTAGCCGGTGCCGAAGTCATCAATGGCCAGTTGCACGCCCAGTCGCTTGAGTTGAT from Pseudomonas yamanorum harbors:
- a CDS encoding cupin domain-containing protein, whose product is MHPKKRSPQNAIHRLGMRAAAAVAITLATLSGAQAAPAATDTIKAFKLCTGADNASHVLEGTIDQSMRNDVTAIHFKQTAAHSSYGWHNDPEPQYVMTLSGTLAFVTRGGEKFTLHPGEVLIAEDNTGTGHRWNLVDDQPWRRGYVVLKPGAPDSFIPNDPAAAKVCKGS